In one window of Juglans regia cultivar Chandler chromosome 3, Walnut 2.0, whole genome shotgun sequence DNA:
- the LOC109011918 gene encoding lipid phosphate phosphatase delta isoform X1 — MSSPGPLSSFRSRLVWCVLQKYQHGFLDALFSGLSCVVSVPFYTAFLPLLFWSGHGRLARQMTLLIAFCDYVGNSIKDSVSAPRPSSPPVRRVTATKDEEDNALEYGVPSSHTLNTVCLSGYLLHYVLSYPQYEDGSMKFVGVALVCLLVGLIGLGRIYLGMHSLVDVIGGLAIGLVILPFWITVHEYVDIFIVSGQNVTSFWAALSFLLLFAYPTPELPTPSIEYHTAFNGVAFGIVAGIQQTYHQFHHEAVPRIFTPQLTILTFVGRMLLGIPTILLVKLCSKALAKWILPVVSNTLGIPIKSSGYIPNLNGNGKKSDEIKQSGFIQKLFFFSQQSTFDVDTGIRFFQYAGLAWSVVDLVPSLFSQVSL, encoded by the exons ATGTCATCACCGGGACCCCTTTCATCCTTCAGATCCAG ATTGGTGTGGTGTGTTTTGCAGAAATACCAGCATGGGTTTCTTGATGCTCTGTTCTCTGGGTTGTCCTGTGTTGTGTCTGTTCCCTTTTACACTGCTTTTCTTCCTCTGCTCTTCTGG AGCGGGCATGGCAGATTGGCTCGGCAAATGACCCTTTTGATAGCATTTTGCGATTATGTAGGGAACTCTATAAAG GATTCGGTATCAGCTCCGAGACCCAGTTCACCACCAGTCAGGAGAGTAACTGCCACGAAAGACGAGGAAGATAATGCATTGGAGTACGGCGTGCCGTCTTCCCACACTCTTAATACAGTTTGCTTATCTGG GTACCTTTTGCACTATGTCTTGTCTTATCCTCAGTATGAAGATGGCTCCATGAAATTTGTTGGGGTTGCCCTTGTTTGCTTGCTCGTGGGCCTCATTGGTTTgg GAAGAATTTACCTCGGCATGCACAGTTTGGTTGATGTCATTGGTGGTCTTGCCATTGGACTGGTGATCCTTCCATTCTGGATCACAGTTCATGAATACGTTGACATTTTTATAGTCTCAGGACAAAATG TTACATCCTTTTGGGCCGCCCTAAGCTTCCTGTTGCTCTTTGCTTATCCAACTCCTGAGCTTCCAACCCCAAGCATCGAGTACCACACAGCCTTTAATGGTGTGGCATTTGGAATT GTAGCTGGAATCCAGCAAACATACCATCAGTTTCACCATGAAGCCGTTCCTCGTATATTTACCCCACAACTCACAATCCTTACCTTTGTGGGAAGAATGTTGCTTGGGATACCCACCATACTTCTTGTGAAGTTATGTAGTAAGGCTCTCGCAAAATGGATTCTCCCTGTTGTGTCAAACACATTGGGCATCCCAATTAAATCAAGCGGCTACATCCCAAATCTAAATGGAAATGGGAAAAAATCGGACGAGATTAAACAATCTGGTTTTATCCAAAAGCTGTTCTTTTTCTCCCAACAGAGTACATTTGATGTTGATACAGGTATAAGGTTCTTCCAATATGCAGGCCTTGCATGGTCGGTGGTGGATCTTGTTCCATCTCTTTTCTCTCAAGTGAGCTTGTAA
- the LOC109011967 gene encoding stemmadenine O-acetyltransferase-like has product MMKSFGAEKMTMEVEIISREIIRPSNLRTSLHFPKPYKLSYLDQLVPTLYSPLIIFYDSKNHTHSKSNRSLSTQLKESLSETLNHFYPFSGRIKDNFSIDSFDEGVPFNEARVRCHMLDFLQHSEIESLNQFLPCLPFHKEPNPEEAAQLAIQVSIFDCGGIAIGMCASHKVADGSTLRPLFLHWAVATGGPRKKVPCLDFSEASSPSHFPPQHVLPQSLVSLVESICFNETKHMKTRRFVFDGSAVATLREKAKSERVDDPTRVEALTGFISEHAMAASRVISGSPKPTIINQAVNIRRLTKPRLPDNSAGNIFLETSVALDRHESAKIAGIQLSGLAASLREAVQKVNSDYISTLQGDHGFEVYCEIIQKRMTEKLGQKYPDVYTFSSWLGLDINGLDFGWGKPIWSGIMGEAGPTSRNLIFYKKTQCGNGVEAWVTLDEKLMAIFENDPEFLAFATLNPAWV; this is encoded by the coding sequence ATGATGAAAAGCTTTGGTGCGGAAAAAATGACAATGGAAGTCGAGATCATTTCAAGAGAAATCATCAGACCATCCAATTTACGAACATCACTTCATTTTCCGAAACCATACAAACTCTCTTACTTGGACCAGTTAGTACCCACACTCTATTCCCCACTTATCATCTTTTATGATTCTAAGAATCATACTCATTCTAAAAGTAACCGATCCTTGTCAACTCAGCTAAAAGAGTCACTCTCAGAAACTCTAAATCACTTCTACCCCTTTTCTGGAAGGATCAAAGACAACTTCTCTATCGATTCTTTCGACGAGGGCGTTCCATTCAATGAGGCTCGAGTCCGTTGCCATATGTTGGACTTCCTTCAACATTCTGAAATCGAGTCACTGAACCAATTTCTTCCTTGCTTGCCATTCCACAAAGAACCAAACCCGGAGGAAGCTGCCCAATTAGCCATTCAAGTGAGCATATTTGATTGTGGTGGAATAGCAATCGGCATGTGCGCGTCACACAAGGTTGCAGATGGAAGCACGTTGCGCCCTCTCTTCCTCCATTGGGCAGTTGCGACAGGTGGGCCTCGTAAAAAAGTACCGTGTCTTGATTTTTCTGAGGCATCATCGCCATCACACTTTCCTCCACAACATGTTTTGCCTCAGAGCTTGGTCTCTTTAGTTGAGAGTATTTGCTTTAATGAAACCAAGCACATGAAGACAAGGAGGTTTGTGTTTGATGGGAGTGCCGTAGCTACCCTAAGAGAGAAAGCAAAGAGTGAACGAGTGGATGACCCAACCCGAGTTGAAGCGCTGACTGGTTTTATTTCTGAGCATGCCATGGCTGCTTCAAGAGTAATATCAGGTTCTCCAAAGCCAACTATCATAAACCAAGCAGTAAACATCCGGCGACTAACGAAACCACGCTTACCAGATAATTCTGCGGGAAATATCTTTTTAGAAACATCGGTAGCCCTTGATCGTCATGAATCAGCAAAGATCGCGGGGATACAACTAAGTGGCTTGGCGGCATCCTTGAGAGAAGCCGTGCAGAAAGTTAATAGTGATTACATAAGTACTCTGCAAGGTGACCACGGTTTTGAAGTTTACTGCGAGATCATCCAAAAACGGATGACAGAAAAACTAGGACAGAAATACCCAGACGTGTACACTTTCTCCAGTTGGTTGGGTTTGGATATCAATGGCTTAGATTTTGGATGGGGGAAACCCATTTGGTCTGGGATCATGGGGGAGGCCGGTCCCACAAGTAGGAATCTCATTTTCTACAAGAAAACGCAATGTGGGAATGGAGTAGAGGCATGGGTGACCTTGGATGAAAAACTGATGGCCATATTCGAGAATGACCCAGAATTCCTTGCCTTTGCTACCCTAAATCCGGCATGGGTGTAA
- the LOC109011916 gene encoding histone-lysine N-methyltransferase ATXR4 — protein sequence MSVLALGRRTSRWASRFKILHSQATLFRTSSSNCFFTSSTANKNEDPVRPAPPPIRVSLTESAGRGVFATRRIGSGDLVHTARPLVAHPSLSTTHSVCYFCLRKQKATSQTQAIQFCSEECEEQSMVFYNVERRANWSDYDNYCRTHGLKYPLLVKRLACMVISGVAAADSFDILQPASLSPVMVSEMEEGFSLLRNAFTNANICDEQVAFLTNKWYTSVLARIRINAFRVELVGGLYEDLLSSAAASVEAEAAVGNAVYMLPSFYNHDCDPNAHILWIENADARLKVLRDVEAGEELRICYIDASMDRDARQTLLSQGFGFHCNCFRCSSGD from the exons ATGTCGGTCCTGGCCCTGGGCCGTCGTACTAGCCGTTGGGCTTCGCGGTTCAAAATATTGCATTCCCAGGCGACGCTATTTCGGACATCCTCCTCCAACTGCTTCTTCACCAGCAGCACAGCTAATAAGAATGAGGATCCGGTTCGACCTGCACCGCCTCCGATCAGGGTCTCTCTAACCGAGTCGGCTGGGCGAGGCGTGTTTGCCACTCGGAGAATTGGATCCGGAGATCTCGTCCACACCGCGAGGCCCCTCGTTGCCCACCCTTCGCTTTCTACAACCCATAGCGTCTGTTATTTTTGCCTCAGAAAGCAGAAAGCTACTTCTCAAACTCAAGCGATCCAGTTTTGTAGCGAAGAATGCGAAGAACAATCCATG GTTTTTTACAATGTTGAGAGGAGAGCAAACTGGTCAGACTATGATAATTATTGCCG AACACATGGTTTGAAGTACCCACTTCTGGTGAAACGGTTAGCTTGTATGGTCATATCAGGAGTTGCAGCTGCTGACAGTTTCGACATACTTCAACCTGCAAGTTTATCTCCAGTAATGGTTTCAGAG ATGGAAGAGGGTTTTAGCTTACTAAGGAATGCCTTCACAAATGCAAATATCTGTGATGAACAGGTAGCTT TTCTAACCAATAAATGGTACACTAGCGTTTTGGCACGTATTCGTATTAATGCGTTTCGTGTTGAATTGGTTGGAGGATTGTACGAAGATCTTCTTTCATCAGCTGCTGCCTCTGTAGAAGCTGAAGCTGCTGTTGGGAATGCTGTGTATATGCTTCCATCGTTCTACAATCATGATTGTG ATCCCAATGCACACATTTTATGGATAGAGAATGCAGATGCCAGATTGAAGGTCCTTCGTGATGTTGAGGCAG GTGAAGAGCTTCGGATCTGCTATATTGATGCAAGTATGGATCGTGATGCTCGGCAAACTCTCCTGTCCCAGGGGTTTGGTTTTCACTGCAATTGTTTTCGGTGTTCCTCTGGTGATTAA
- the LOC109011918 gene encoding lipid phosphate phosphatase delta isoform X2 encodes MESAAVWQGATLCGIVAWIVLTSRLNVTLKLRSFLQPWVARHVITGTPFILQIQKYQHGFLDALFSGLSCVVSVPFYTAFLPLLFWSGHGRLARQMTLLIAFCDYVGNSIKDSVSAPRPSSPPVRRVTATKDEEDNALEYGVPSSHTLNTVCLSGYLLHYVLSYPQYEDGSMKFVGVALVCLLVGLIGLGRIYLGMHSLVDVIGGLAIGLVILPFWITVHEYVDIFIVSGQNVTSFWAALSFLLLFAYPTPELPTPSIEYHTAFNGVAFGIVAGIQQTYHQFHHEAVPRIFTPQLTILTFVGRMLLGIPTILLVKLCSKALAKWILPVVSNTLGIPIKSSGYIPNLNGNGKKSDEIKQSGFIQKLFFFSQQSTFDVDTGIRFFQYAGLAWSVVDLVPSLFSQVSL; translated from the exons atggaaagcGCAGCAGTGTGGCAAGGAGCGACGCTTTGTGGAATTGTGGCATGGATTGTGTTAACTTCACGCCTCAATGTGACCCTCAAGCTTAGATCTTTCCTACAGCCATGGGTGGCTCGCCATGTCATCACCGGGACCCCTTTCATCCTTCAGATCCAG AAATACCAGCATGGGTTTCTTGATGCTCTGTTCTCTGGGTTGTCCTGTGTTGTGTCTGTTCCCTTTTACACTGCTTTTCTTCCTCTGCTCTTCTGG AGCGGGCATGGCAGATTGGCTCGGCAAATGACCCTTTTGATAGCATTTTGCGATTATGTAGGGAACTCTATAAAG GATTCGGTATCAGCTCCGAGACCCAGTTCACCACCAGTCAGGAGAGTAACTGCCACGAAAGACGAGGAAGATAATGCATTGGAGTACGGCGTGCCGTCTTCCCACACTCTTAATACAGTTTGCTTATCTGG GTACCTTTTGCACTATGTCTTGTCTTATCCTCAGTATGAAGATGGCTCCATGAAATTTGTTGGGGTTGCCCTTGTTTGCTTGCTCGTGGGCCTCATTGGTTTgg GAAGAATTTACCTCGGCATGCACAGTTTGGTTGATGTCATTGGTGGTCTTGCCATTGGACTGGTGATCCTTCCATTCTGGATCACAGTTCATGAATACGTTGACATTTTTATAGTCTCAGGACAAAATG TTACATCCTTTTGGGCCGCCCTAAGCTTCCTGTTGCTCTTTGCTTATCCAACTCCTGAGCTTCCAACCCCAAGCATCGAGTACCACACAGCCTTTAATGGTGTGGCATTTGGAATT GTAGCTGGAATCCAGCAAACATACCATCAGTTTCACCATGAAGCCGTTCCTCGTATATTTACCCCACAACTCACAATCCTTACCTTTGTGGGAAGAATGTTGCTTGGGATACCCACCATACTTCTTGTGAAGTTATGTAGTAAGGCTCTCGCAAAATGGATTCTCCCTGTTGTGTCAAACACATTGGGCATCCCAATTAAATCAAGCGGCTACATCCCAAATCTAAATGGAAATGGGAAAAAATCGGACGAGATTAAACAATCTGGTTTTATCCAAAAGCTGTTCTTTTTCTCCCAACAGAGTACATTTGATGTTGATACAGGTATAAGGTTCTTCCAATATGCAGGCCTTGCATGGTCGGTGGTGGATCTTGTTCCATCTCTTTTCTCTCAAGTGAGCTTGTAA
- the LOC109011917 gene encoding fatty acyl-CoA reductase 2, chloroplastic — protein MMGALFLNSSSVAPTKLPRVSNMRDRCFLRMNKNVVYCQGGGNVVKSTGFSSVMTGRQALVSTDQSAVLRDAGSLVLSPNGKSQAEIAVKDLVPFGETSTPSVEVHDGIGIVKFLRGKTFLITGATGFLAKVFIEKILRTEPDVGRMFLLIKAENKEAAMDRLRSEIINTEIFKCLQQIHGKSYQSFMLSKLVPVVGNICESNLGLDEDSADFIAKEVDVIVNSAANTTFDERYDVAIDINTKGPCHLMGFAKKCKKIKLFLQVSTAYVNGQRQGRIMEKPFGIGDSIAREIFQISSGSHPTLDIESEMKLASDFKKDSEVDLVAQKMKELGLERAKIYGWQDTYVFTKAMGEMMIDKLRGEIPVVIIRPSVIESTCKEPFPGWMQGNRMMDPIVLYYGKGQLTGFLVDPNGVLDVVPADMVVNATLAAIARHGMAQKPDINVYQIASSVVNPLVFQDLARLLYEHYNSSPCMDSKGRPIQVPSMKLFRSMEEFSTHLWGDAIQRSGLTAMASSNGKLSQKLEFICRKSVEQAKYLANIYEPYTFYGGRFDSSNTQRLMERMSDEEKREFGFDVGSIDWRDYITNVHIPGLRRHVMKGRGMGS, from the exons ATGATGGGGGCTTTGTTCCTAAATTCTTCGTCAGTTGCACCGACTAAACTCCCAAGAGTGTCCAACATGCGTGACCGGTGCTTTCTGAGGATGAATAAGAATGTGGTGTATTGTCAAGGAGGTGGTAATGTAGTAAAGTCTACTGGGTTTTCTTCGGTTATGACAGGAAGACAAGCATTGGTAAGCACGGATCAAAGTGCAGTTTTAAGAGATGCTGGAAGCTTGGTTTTGTCGCCAAATGGAAAGAGCCAGGCAGAGATTGCAGTGAAGGACTTGGTGCCCTTTGGAGAAACATCCACCCCTTCGGTAGAGGTGCATGATGGTATTGGAATTGTCAAATTTCTAAGAGGGAAGACGTTTCTTATCACTGGTGCAACTGGGTTTCTAGCAAAAG tttttattgagaagattttacGGACAGAGCCCGATGTGGGTAGAATGTTTCTTTTGATCAAGGCAGAAAACAAGGAAGCGGCAATGGATAGACTGAGAAGTGAA ATCATAAATACAGAGATTTTCAAGTGCCTCCAACAAATTCATGGAAAGTCATACCAATCCTTCATGTTGAGCAAGCTAGTTCCTGTGGTGGGCAATATCTGCGAATCCAATCTTGGCTTAGATGAAGATTCAGCGGATTTTATTGCAAAAGAAGTCGACGTAATAGTAAATTCTGCAGCGAATACAACATTCGACGAAAG ATATGATGTTGCTATTGATATAAACACAAAAGGACCTTGCCACCTCATGGGCTTTGCGAAGAAGTGCAAGAAAATCAAGCTCTTCTTGCAAGTATCAACAG CTTATGTTAATGGACAAAGACAAGGAAGAATAATGGAAAAGCCATTCGGTATTGGAGATAGTATAGCAAGAGAGATTTTCCAAATTTCATCAGGATCCCACCCTACATTGGACATCGAAAGTGAAATGAAGTTGGCTTCGGATTTCAAGAAAGATTCTGAAGTCGATTTAGTGGCTCAAAAGATGAAAGAGTTGGGTCTGGAAAG GGCCAAAATATATGGCTGGCAAGATACTTATGTTTTCACAAAGGCTATGGGGGAAATGATGATTGACAAATTGAGAGGAGAAATACCGGTTGTCATTATTAGACCCAGTGTTATTGAGAGCACTTGCAAAGAGCCATTCCCTGGATGGATGCAAGGGAATAG AATGATGGATCCTATAGTCCTGTACTATGGGAAAGGGCAACTCACTGGTTTCTTAGTTGATCCAAATGGAGTACTCGATGTA GTACCAGCAGATATGGTTGTTAATGCAACTTTGGCAGCCATTGCAAGGCATGGAATGGCCCAAAAACCGGACATCAATGTATACCAGATTGCTTCATCTGTTGTAAATCCGCTAGTTTTCCAAGACCTGGCGAGACTGCTCTACGAGCACTATAATTCCTCTCCATGCATGGATTCGAAGGGTAGGCCAATCCAGGTTCCATCTATGAAGCTATTTAGATCCATGGAAGAGTTCTCTACTCACCTATGGGGAGATGCTATTCAGCGAAGTGGGTTGACAGCTATGGCCTCTTCAAACGGGAAATTGTCTCAGAAACTTGAATTTATTTGCAGAAAATCAGTAGAACAAGCGAAGTACTTGGCAAACATATATGAGCCATACACATTTTATGGTGGAAG GTTTGATAGCAGCAATACTCAAAGATTAATGGAGAGGATGTCTGATGAAGAGAAGAGGGAATTTGGATTCGATGTGGGCAGCATAGATTGGAGAGATTATATCACAAATGTCCATATTCCGGGTCTAAGGAGGCACGTCATGAAGGGAAGAGGGATGGGTAGCTAA